In Pan troglodytes isolate AG18354 chromosome 5, NHGRI_mPanTro3-v2.0_pri, whole genome shotgun sequence, the sequence GAAAGTGGTTAGGACAGAGGTTCCCAACAAGATTAGCAATCACAGTAGCGGAAACCAGAAAAGTTGGAAGGGGAAGACCAACTTATAAATTCTTGATCTGAAAGTAACAGTGAGGAAATAGAATAGataataaaaggtaaaatatgACTAATAACTTAGTAAAGTGGAAAATGGAGATGACAAGTAGAGTCCTGAAAAGTCCTCAAAGGAAGACTCCGCTTTCCCTATTATAATCCCACCGTTATGGATGCCTAACTCAGCAGCCATCAGTCAAGGGTGATAGATGAGGGTCATCACTGCGCAAAGCGCTCACCTTTCGAAAAGAAAACATCATATGGCCGCCGTCCACCTCCCATAGCTCTCAGCCTCCCACTTCTCAGTATCCTCCCTTCCGCTGTTTAAGAAAGCCTTGTGTAATTAGCATGGGGGGGAGGGGCGGTGCAAGACAAATGGCTCggccacaaaaaaacaaaattcatgtCTCCACCCTACAATAAGAAAGCTAATAGTTGACAGAGAAAGGCAATCCCCGCCCAGGCTTTAACAGGATCTTTACCAAGTGGTCTCACATCACTGTTACGCTACGAAGGTGAGACTCCTTTCGGAGAAACATACAATGACACCAATCGTATCGTAAACACTTGGAAGGCACTCCAAATTAAGTTGGGCAAGTCAAGGTGAGAAAAATCCAACTGGGCCCAGAaaccagctcctcctcccagtCCCACCGAGGGCCGAGAAAGAGCTCAAGAAAGGACAAGGAAGGTGAGAAGAGCCCCGCCCTCCGCAAATACCAAGACCAAGGGACGCCGAGCGCCGCCTCTCATTGATGCTGAGGCCTCCAATATGAGAAGAACCCATTGGAAGAAGAGAGCAAAACGAACACAATGGCGCCGAGGACACCATCTTGGATTGGGTCCCCCCTtagcttcccttccttcccccaggAGCTCTTTGCTCTCGAAAGGGATGCAAGCTACGGAAATAGCGACTAACTAGGCCCCAGCGACCAGACCATCGCCTGTGAAAAGGGTATCAGGAACCCATGTGACGGGATGGGTGCGGAGAAGCGCAGATGGAAACGGATTGTAGCGAAGGCCAAAGCTTACCTAAACAGGGAGAGCGCGTATGGCGGCAGCAACAGCGACGAAGGAGGGAAATCTGCCTTCACTTCCGGTTGCAGGCTTCCCTCTACTCCAGCCTCCCGCCTTCTTGGCTGCAAGAGCGCAGGCGCAAGGGACCGGAAACAGGGCCTTCCGCGGTTATACAGATCCGTGCGCTCCAGGCTTGCCTTTGGAAAATGCCTGtctgaaatttgttttaaaaccgTTTCTAACTTCACTGCTACCGCCAGTAACAAAAGATATAAAGGAAACTAACGTCTCCCCCCCACTGTTATCTTTATTCTCTTATCCTACTCCTCTCCATGCCCCTCATCTCTTCGTTTAGGTTTTTGCCACGCAGGTCTTCTCTGTAGGCACCCCTCCATGGGTGCGCGAGGAACGAGTGTGGCGAAGGCTGCGAGTTCCCACGGGGTCCTTGGCCCGGTAGTGAAGGTGACCTGAGGACTGCTGGGCACGCACTAGGAACCGGCGGGCCCTagctgaggggagggaggagggaagtcTCAGGGAACTGGATTGCTCGGGGGTGTTTCCCGACTCTTTCCCAGTCGTGGGGCTGGTGGGCGGTATTTTCCCAAAAGGATGCTGTCCGAGGTAGCTGATGCCCTAGGGCCAGTGAGTCAGGAAGGTGTTCTGAATCCGAACGGGAAGACGGGGTCTGGATTCGGCCCCATGTGTTAATAGTAGGGCTTGAGGGTTATACTACATTCCAttaatactgtttttgtttttgttttgagacagagtctcgccctgtcgcccaggcgggagtgcaatgtcctgatctcggctcactgcaaccgctgcttcccgggttcaagcgattctcctgcctcagcctcccaagtagctaggattacaggcgcccgccaccacgcccagcaaatttttgtttttttagtagagacggggcttcacccatgtatgacctcaggtgatccacccacttcggcctcccagagtgctgggattacaggcgtgagccaccgcgcccggcccattaaTACTGTTAATTCGAGCAGAATATTCTTGGCCCCGCCCCAACAGCCCCATTGTTCAACctggatttttttcctgaatgaaACATTTGCTATCCCCGTCTTTGAGATGGGGAGCTACAAAAGTAAGACCTGATGTCCTGCTGTGTAATAAAACAACAAACGTTTGGCCCTCTCCCTGTTAACATACTTAATCATTTAATACTAAGGAGTAGGTACCGTTATTCTCATCTTATTGACAGAAGCGAAGCAAAGCAACATATCTCAAGCAGTACGGCTGGTGAGGTTACAGCCAGGATGCAAACATCTCTCATTCTCTACTGTATTCTGCCTCCCTGCTCAAAGAATCTGGTTAGTAAATACACTGCAGGTTACCTTATTGGTTCAAATTCTTGGTGAAGTAAGCTTGTCTTCAGTGACAAATGAAGTAACTAATTCAAGAATGGTGTCATAGAAGGTATTTTCCCAAGTAtcatttaatttattcaaaaGTATTTATCAACTGCCTCCCTTGTGCCACATGTTGTCCTAGGATCTGGGGACACAACGGTGAACAGCCCTGTTCTCACAGTGTTTACATTACAGGGAAGAaaacacataaacacaaataTAATGTCAAGTATCGATAAGTGGTcaggatgcagtggctcaggcctgtaacccaACCCTTGAGGAAGCCGAGCccgaaggattgcttgagcccaggagtttcagaccagcctgggcaagtgagaccccatctctacaaaaaattttaaaattagcaaggcatagtGGCActcgcccgtaatcccagctactcaggaggctgaagtgggaggatcatttgagtccagggggtcaaggctgcggtgagctggaactccagcctgggcaacacagcaggaccttgtctcaaaaaaccagTAGcagtaagtgctatgaagaaaatgcaAGGTAAAGGGGCAAAGAGCACTTGCTCCTACACTCCAGCTTTTCTCTACAGTTGCGATCTATAGTCCTCAGATTCCCAAATGAGGAACCATGTTTCTCACTTTAGAGAAATAATAAAGTACtacttgttcttgtttctccaagAAGTTTCAAAGGATAGCCATTTGGGCTGTTTAGGGAATAtgtaaacaaaaaacaagaaagtgactgaaggccaggcacagtggctcacacctctaatctcagcactttgggaggccaaggcaggtggatcacttgaggtcaggagtttgagaccagcctgaccaacatggcgaaaccccatctctactaaaaatacaaaaaatagccaggcgtggtggcacacacccataattccagcaacttgggaggctgaggcaggagaatcgcttgaacccaggaggcagaggttgcaatgagctgagatcacgccattgtattccagcctgggcaacaagagcaaaactccatctcaaaaaaaaaaaaaaaacaaagtgactGAAAATGAGAAATGATGAGGCAAAAGGAGGCTGCTTCAACTCACCAATTTATTtgctgataattattttattgatactTTTTTTATTGTTACAATGGGAAAGTAAGGTGTCAAGGATATAGAAAGGAAGGGCATGCATATGAGGGAACACAGTATCATTTTAGATCTTAGAAAGCAATGAGCATCTGATAAGTCTTTGGGGAAATAGGAAAGGAGGAAAATCTAATAAAGACAAAgatcagcaaaagaaaaacaaagagaggcTACAAAACGCAGTTATCTACCTGGAATTATAAGAGAGGGGCTAAATGTAGTCATCTCCTCTTTTTGGAGATCAGAAGGTCTCTGGGAAAAGAGAAGAACCAATTATTCAGAAAATAACTAGGGTCACAGAATGAACAAATGGAATTAGAGAGCCAGTGATGGACGTGAGGAAACAGCTGTGTAGGTTTTGACCAGTGAGCAGGTGGTGGTAATAGTATCACAGGGTTGCTACTTACTGAATCACTGCTACAACATGCAAGGAACTGTGCTAGACTTTACAGAATGATTCCTAATCATTGAAGCAACCCTCACAAGGTAGGCATTATTATCATCCCAGTTTCACAGAGGAGGACATCGAGGCTACCAAGTTAAGTAGCTTGTCCTGGTTTCACAGCCAGCAAGTCAAGAGAGGGACCCACATCTGCCAGACACTGAAGTCAGGATGTTTTCCACATTCCTACTTCCCCATATTACAAATTTCACAGAGGGTTTAGGTGAGAATGACTTGGAAGTTTACAAAGTCCCAGTGAGGGTTAAAGAACAACAAGGAGATTCAGATGTGAGCAGGATATTTATAAGTGTCACAGGAAAATTATTGGATCCTGCCTCCCAGGATTTCTAGGGGATGGAAAGAAGACAGGGAttatggtgggaggtgattttaATTGGAGGATTTCTTTGAGGGAGGGAACTGGCAGAAGGAGTCAGGCCCTACGGTGGCCCTAGGCAGAAATCCGGTAGTTGGGGTGGACCTGGGGCCTGACGTCGCAGACCATGCCAAGAAGCTGGGCCAGGACACGCTCTCGGTTTCTTTGCTGGGAGCTCTGCATGCCCTGCACCTGGTGCCTTGTAGCCTGCTCCACCTCAGCAGACAGGTTCCCCTGGGAGCCCATGGCCTGGGGGGTAGGGAGAGGggtggaagagagaaagggaaaagcaGAAACAGACAAGGGTCCAGGCATATGAGGGGAAAGATCCTGAAACAAAGCCTAGAAGAAAGGCCCTCTCAGAAACCACccccatcccacagaaatatcCCAACACCAAAGAGATCAACACAGTCCCCTTTCCCCTTAGACCTAACATGCAACTTCATCCTAAAACAGACCGTAATATCCCCACCACCTCACCATCCATGACCATAAAACTCTACCCTCCACCACAAATGTTAGTCATACTCCACATAGATGTTATACTTTACACAGACTGTGGCATTCCGCCCACAAGCTCTATGTGGCCTTCAAAACTCCCAGACTCTCCTACATATCATCACAAAGTTTCACCAATGTTGTGGTCCCTGCCAGGGTCCCCTCAGCCTCAGCCCTCTGCCACCATATTTTCTTGTTGAGTCACCCTTACACACCTCACTAGATGCACCCACCAACTTGCAGTGGGGTCTCATCCCGACTCTGCCTCAACTCACCGCCTGCTGCTTGCTCTGGAATTCGTGCTCTCGCTCTCTGCGGTATTGCTCCACCTCCATCTGTGCCTCCTCCTTTGCCTGCTTCAGTCGCCGGGCCTTCCCTGGAGGCAGAAGAAAGGACAGTGGGTGGGGATggacccacacacacacaatgtaataGCAGGAGTCAGTCCCTTCCAGAAAGTTATACAGCCTTCTCTCAGCCAACCAGGTGCCAGATTCTAATATCCATCCATTTCTTCCCTTCTAACCAGCCTCCAGACCCTAGCTGTCTTCCCGCCAGCCTTGGGTTTTCCCAAAATGTTtgctgtcccccacccccaattttctttccaaactcctaagggaggaaagaggagactCACTCTTTCTGGCATCTGCCACCTTCTCAGCTGCCCGCTTCTCAGCTTGCAGAAGCTGCTGGATACCCTGGGACTGACTAGCCATTTCTGTTGTTATGGCCGATGCTGTTTTGAATGCTGTCAAAGTACCAGATGGCTCCCACCCCCCACCGCTTACTTCTCCTCCTCCAGCTCGTTGCTGCAGTCCTCCACTACCCCTGGGTCTTAGTGCTCCCCTTCTCACTCAGCCTCCTGCACCGAGTGTCTCTCCCAATCTCATCCTCCTGTTGATGACTGGTCCTCCTCTCCAGCACTTCTTGCTCAGGCAGTACCCAAAGGGGCCGCCTGGGAGCAGCAGAGACTAGGCCCAAAGCTGCGGGCTTACAACAGGTTAGCCATCCCAGTCGGAAAGGTCTAGGGATGAGGCAGGGGCGGAGACAGGGGAGTACTGAGGTGAGAGAAGGAGAACTTGATTGGTGGTAACAGAGGAAGCATAAAGGGTTGTGAATGCGGTGAAAAGGTAAGGATGTCATCATGCAACCTGTGTTGGGAAAAGAGCATTCTGGGCTTAATTCTAAACTAACTCtctacctttctctctctctccaccatcccgccccctcccctgcctcccgtTGTTAACATCTCCATCTTTTTCCACATATTTCTCAAGTCCAAATTTTTGCATCTCACTTGCCCCATCCTACGATAGTCTTCTTCCGTCTTTTGTccgtattttttctttttttttgatctgTCCCTGTTGTTGGCCcactgtgggttttgtttttgttttccatgtttaatgtgatttttatccTGTCTTTATCTCCCctattttctctgtcttctcatCTTTTCGTCCATCACTGAACCATCTCTCTCTGCCAAGTTAGAGGAGGCGGGAAAAAACCTCCAAATaactctcttttctccctcccctcccctcgcctCCTTTTCCTCGCCTCCAGTCCAGTCTTCTGGTTTCAGACGGCCCCTTTAACTTAAGTTCCCTAGTTTCCCCCGGGAGATCTGGCCAAGAACTACCCGGTCGGGGCGGAACGACATCCGGTAACGCCCCTCACAGTTCACTTCCGCCCTCCACCTGCGTCTCTGCTTGCGCCATTTCCTCCAGCCTGGAGTGTCTCCGCCCTTCCCGCCTCCCGTCTCCGAGCTTCTTAAACACAGGCCTTGGGCCTACGGCTCTGGGGGTACTTGGGGGGGCGGGGGCAGGTCTGATGAGTAACCCCTCCCCCCAGGTTCCAGAGGAAGAAGCCTCCACATCTGTCTGCCGGGTACATGATATTCAATTTCTAGATCATTATTGGAGATTAtctgtgactttttaaaactcaGATTTCTGCTGATAAAAATTTTCCCCATCCGGCCCTGTAGGgctttttaaagttctttgttaaaaattaaaaatttacctGGGCTCCTCAGCCTTAAACCAATTATTTACCCTTTTCTcgaattttacattaaaaaaattaaacctctGATCCTATCACCcccctcaaaaattttttttttcaaatctatcATCTGATAAAGGATCAGGGTTAGGTTAGGCCTCATCTCTTGctgaagatattaaaaaaaaaaaaaacggaaccAAAGGGAGAAACAACAGGGGATGTCAGAGATGGAGGGAGAAGGACCAGCCAAGGCTGAAGTCCTGACTGCTGCCTTTTTTCCTTCCCCAGCCCAAGAGTTCCATGGCCTCCACTTCCCGCCGCCAACGCCGAGAACGTCGCTTTCGTCGTTACTTGTCTGCAGGACGGCTGGTCCGGGCCCAGGCCCTCCTCCAGCGACACCCAGGCCTCGATGTAGATGCTGGGCAGCCCCCACCACTGCACCGGGCCTGTGCCCGCCACGATGCCCCTGCCCTGTGCCTGCTGCTTCGGCTCGGGGCTGACCCTGCCCACCAGGACCGCCATGGGGACACGGCACTGCATGCTGCTGCCCGCCAGGGCCCAGATGGTGAGTCTGCTCAGTGGGGAACAAGGTCATAAGCAGCTGACCAGACCTGAAATGAAAGCCAACCAATAGTTGAGAAATAAGCTAGTTATTTGGTCATCAGGACCTAGGGAAGGAGTTAACCAAGTTGGCATGTGGCAGTCATTTGTGCCTTTACATTACTGAGCTACCATTGTCTGAAGAACCCAACATTCCCCAAAGAGCAACTGGTCTTCAAATTTCACGTCTGTTTAGATTAGTAGCTACTTTGTTTCTTGACAGATTGTTTGCTCGTAGCCAAAAAGTAGCATAGAAggtaggctctggagttagattgcctggattcaaaccccagctccaaatcccagctccacactTCATAGCTACGTATTCTTGGACAGGTTACTTGAGGCTTAGTTTGCCCatgtgtaaaaattaaaataataacaacctttgctatgtgccagacatttcTCATAAAGtaacacatttaatcctcacaacaatcttaGGAGGTGAGTACTGATATTATCCCCCATTTCCCAGCTGAGGAAACAGGGCATAGAGAAGTCATTTGCCAGAGTTACAGTTATTCACTGGTAGAGCAGAGATTATAACCCAGATGGACTAGATAGAGTGTCCATGCTTTTAACAGCTACATTGTCCTGTGTTATACATTATAGCATTGTACATTGATTGTGCCCATGTTCAGAGTACCCATGTTGTGCCATATATGTTTTGAGAATCAACTGACATAGTACATAATTAGAGTACCTGGCACACACGATAAGCACTTGGTATATGCTGGCGATTGTTGTtcctgtttctctgttttttgtttttgtttttgtttttgttttttatgaagtttcactcttcttgcccaggctggaatgcaatggtgcgatcctggctcactgcaacctccacctcccaggttcaagtgattctcatgcctcagcctcccaagtagctaggattacaggcgcatgccaccacgcccagctaatttttatatttttagaagagatgggttttcgccatgttggacaagctgatctcgaatgcctgacctcaggtgatccaccaacctcagcctctcaaagtgctgggattacaggtgtgagccaccacacctggccttgttcCTGTTTTTGTTATCAACAGGTCCATACTCCCTTAACCACAATTCTAAACTCAAAAACACTCTGAGAACCAACATTTTTCATCAGGCTGCCACCAAAATTCATTTGGTGACAGAAACCTAATCTGAACTAAAGTAagactattatttatttttatcctacTGATGTCAATATTCATACATTTCCCTGCAGAAACACTCATGTGTTTGGTTCTTGGGGCTGCCTAGGCCCTCCTGGGCTACCTAATATAGAGTGAGTGTACTTTTAGGTCAGCCCTATCAAGTCCCAAAAACATCTGAATTCTGCAAAACCTTTGGCACTGAAGGATTCAAATGGGGAACCTGGTGATATTATAATAGTGGTGGAGGCCAGGTGccgtgggtcatgcctgtaatcccagcactttgggaggccgaggcagtcagatcacgaggtcaggagttcaagaccagcctgaccaacatagtgaaaccccatctgtactaaaaatacaaaaattagccaggcatggtggcacacacctgtagtctcagctacttgggaggctgaggcaggagaatcacttgaacccggaagacagaggttgtggtgagccgagattgcactactgcattccaacctgggcaacacagcaagactccgtctcaaaaaaaaaaaaagagtggtggAAGCAGCTCTTTATAGGTAGAGCCCTGCTTACTAGAATAAAAGCTGAAACCTTCTTTCCCCATCTAGAGATTTCCTTCTGGAGTAAGAACATTACAGGAAAACCTCTAGATCCAGATGAACAACCCTAACATCCCCCAGCTCAAGTATAGACAGAAGGCGCCTCCCCCAAAACCTCCCCCAAATGGTCAAAAAAACCcctatttaaaaatttcctttaacGTACCTGAGATAGGCTAGCATATTCAGAtttgtttcttgttgtttttaCTTAAAACAGAGTAGGTTTACTGAGTGCAGGCATCTAACTTGACAGCTCATATTGTAAGAGGCAGGACCCTGGAAGGCAAAAGAGCAGATTACCCCGAAGCAGACCTGCATCCAGACCCCAGCTCTGCCATCAACAGGGACATGCAGCTTACCTCTGTGAGCCCAATTTGCCTCGCAAAAAtgggagttttgttttttgttttgttttgtttttttgagatggagtttccctgttgttgcccaggctagagtgcaatggcacgatttcagcccacctcaacctctgcctcctgggttcaagagattctcctgcctcagcctcccaagtagctgggattacaggcatgcaccatcacgcccggctaattttgtatttttggtagagacggtttctccatgttggtcaggctggtctcaaactcccgacctcaggtgacctgccagcctagcctcccaaagtgctgggattacaggcgtgagccaccgcgctcagccaaaATGCCCCTGATAGTGTGGTAGGGATTTCctttattgtttgtttgcttgtttgttttgagacagggtctcattctgtctcccagcctggagtgcagtggtgcaatcatggctcactgcagcctctacctcgtgggctcaagcagtcctcccacctcagcctccctagtagctgggactacaagcacacaccaccatgcccagctaattgtttgtatttttggtagagactgttttgctatgttatccaggctgttctccatctcctgagttcaaacagtctgcccacttcggcttcccaaagtgccgggactagaggcgtgagccaccacacccaactccaTTGTATTGAATTTTAAGAAGCTGGTGAGACTGATATtatcccatttacagatgaggaaagcagGGCCCAAAAGGTTCGGGAACTTGTCTGAAATCTCACAGCTCTCAGGTCATTGTCTTCCAAAGGGGGACGGACCCAAGCTCAGTGCCTTCACTCCCAGACCCTGGTGTCCTCTCTGGCCTTATTTACTCCTGGTCCTCTGCCAGCCCTGCCACCAGATGGCCTTCTAACTCCTTGGTTGAAAGGCCCATCTCATTCAGCTTCcagcttcctttttcttttccttttgagacggagtcttgctttgtcgcccaggctggagtgcagtggcatgatctcggctcactataacctctgcttcctgggttcaagcgattctcctgcttcagcctcccaagtagctgagattacaggcacacaccaccatgcccagctaatttttttatttttatttattaatttctaaatttttatttgtttatttatttttgagacggagtctccctctgttccccaggctggagtgcagtggcagtatcttgactcactgcaacctccgcctcctgggttcaagtgattctccttcctcagcctcctgagtaaccgggactacaggagcctgccaccatgcccggctaacttttgtatttttaatagagatggggtttcaccatgttggccaggccggtctcgaactcctgaccttagatgatccacctgcctcggcctcccaaagtgctgggattacaggcatgagccaccatgcccgacctgatttttgtgtttttagtagagatggggtttcaacatgttggccaggctggtctcaaactcctgacctcaagtgatccgcccacctcagcctcccaaaatgttgggattataggcatgagccaccgtgcccatcccaCAGAatgtcttttggttttgtttttgttttctgttttgttttgttttgtttgaaaaggagtctcattctgtcgcccaggctggagtgcagtggcacaatctcggctcactgcaacctccacctcccaggttcaagagattctcctgcctcagcctcccaagtagctgggactataggcgtagGGACTgtaggcgtatgccaccacgcctggctaattttttgtatttttagtagacacggggtttcaccatgttagccaggatggtctcgatctcttgaccttgtgatctgctcacctcagcctcccaaagtgttgggattacaggcgtgagccacagcgcctggccaaaatgtttttatgtttatttttcttagtatGAAACTCCAGCATATTAAAGAGCATTGAGAACGGTTGATCTGGTAAATCGCTATAAAGgcggcatttctttttttttttttttttttttggcgaagtgggggatggagtctcattctgtcgcccaagctggagtgcagtagtgtgatctcggctcactgcaagctccgcttcccaggttcaagccattctcctgcctcagcctcccaagtagctgggattacaggcgcccgccaccacgcccggctaattttttgtatttttagtagagacagggtttcactgtgttggccagg encodes:
- the ATP6V1G2 gene encoding V-type proton ATPase subunit G 2 (The RefSeq protein has 1 substitution compared to this genomic sequence) is translated as MASQSQGIQQLLQAEKRAAEKVADARKRKARRLKQAKEEAQMEVEQYRREREHEFQSKQQAAMGSQGNLSAEVEQATRXQVQGMQSSQQRNRERVLAQLLGMVCDVRPQVHPNYRISA
- the ATP6V1G2 gene encoding V-type proton ATPase subunit G 2 isoform X1, producing the protein MEVEQYRREREHEFQSKQQAAMGSQGNLSAEVEQATRHQVQGMQSSQQRNRERVLAQLLGMVCDVRPQVHPNYRISA